Genomic DNA from Chaetodon auriga isolate fChaAug3 chromosome 18, fChaAug3.hap1, whole genome shotgun sequence:
CATTTCACAACCCAAATATTGTATTAAAtaaacatcatcaaaatcatATTCTGCTTCAGAAAAACTCTTGAGTGCTGCTTCACCACCAGCTTTGCATATTTGCTGTCGTGGCAACCCACTCGattaatgttttcattcacGGGAGCAGCATATTAAGGAGCTGTGCTAACACCTGCTGGgccacacatacatacacacctcCTCATGATGGTGATCAGCTCCTGAAACAGCACTTTCTCATCAGCAGCGTACGTCACTTGCAGCCCAGAGACGCCCGACCTGACCAGCAGGGGCGCTGTTCCTCTGTGACATGCTGAAGGCATTTCAACACATTCATCAGAACGACTGTACACAGACATCATGTGATTATGTGCAAGCCATGTAAACAATGCTGCATACTTCGATTTTACTGAATAATGTTCGGTAATAACAAACATCCATCTTTTCAGCAGTGCGAAGGTGAGTTTTAACCTTGGTCACTTTGATGGTCTTTGTCCACCACAATGGCACCCGTCAGCTGGGAACTATCCACATCTGGCAGGGGAGCATCAGAACTGAGGCAGTAGAATAAGGCACATATGGGATCAAACTCAGGGTCAGGCTCTAGGTCACGTCGGGTTCTTGCATGGAGCTCCATGCCCATCAGCGTCAAGTGCTGGACCTGAGGGGGAGAgccaaaaacaaatgttgcgtttaaaggaaaaaaatcaacctGAAGCCATAATCTTTCGACTCAGATTTTGTGGTAATGGTGTCtgttaacaaagaaaagaatgaaggCTGAAAACTCATCTTCAGCAGCACATCAGGGTGCTCTCTGCCTATCAAATTCTATTCCTTCATCTGTTAAACTCAAAGTTTATCGAAATAATCATGATATCTCTCTGACTATGcccagattttattttttcagtgtcaatttctacattttttagTTGCGGAAATGTTGCCAGGGTACCGTGGCCTCGAGGATTTCACCACTTGCTAATGACTGAAGCTTACTTTACCAATGCATTCACTCAAGTCTGTCTGGATAAGAGCATCCATTAAATGCCAGGAATATTAAGTGTAAATCCTAATAGACTGCATGGGTTCCAAGGAGAATAGGATTCAGTGGTAAAACTCAGCCACTTAAATGTCAGTTTATGTGCCAAGAGATACACGAGGGGCTGAGCCAACCAACTCTGAAACCCTGCAACCATGTGTGGCCCTGCTGGTCGAGGATCGAATCCTGCCAAGCTTTCTCTCCAGTGTTTTGCCGtattctctctcttcctctcagctttccctccattacaaaaaaaacaggtgcaGCTAAACACAACCACAGGTCCCATAGATCAACACCAGACAGTTCAACTTCACAATAATTCTAAACAAAAAGGAACGTTTGGGATTTGTATGTGGCTGAGGTTTGCTTCTGATTGCCTGTAATTTTTTGGATCTGCTTCCCAGTTGGCAAAATACCCTTATTTGCTCTGAAGTGTGCCTTTATTCAGCCAAAGTTCATTTGTAAGGTTTGAGAAAAATTACTCCAGTGCCACTCTGCTTCCGTGAGTGGACAGACATCAGAGCTGCGTGTCGTTCAACTCCAGTGTTCccatcatttttcaaacaatgGCAACCTTTCATAGTGAATTGTCATGGTAACTCCAATGCCACTCTGATTGCTCTGTTGGACAATGATGACACCTATGTCCAAAGCCAGCAAAAAAAGGAGTCTGGAGCTGCAGGCCAAGTAGCTTCAGTGTACGGTCTTGATTTTGGTTTGGTCTTATTCGCTCGGGTGCAGTTGTTTTAGACTGTTGAGGGCTGAGATGTTGCAGCATATCTTTGAGCTCCATTTACAAAGTTAAACAGTAAATAATTAGAACTTTGTGTACttgaaaatgctaaaatcaGAACCTAATTAGACCAAATAATACTCTAAAGGATTCTGACTCAATAAGCACATTTAATAAAATGATAAGCAACTCCAACCCTAAAAACTGGATTGAATTGCAAAAACAGAGTCAGTCTGAAGAAGGTGATGATATCAAGACGCTCACCTCATGCAGAGCTTTGGCATCCTGCAGGTTTTGCATGCTGATTTTGAAACCGTAAGTGTTGGCAATGCTGGGTCCTTCAATCTGAGAATTATCTTTCTTTGGCACCTTCAAAGCAGCAAACTGGTTCTGTGgaaggcagagaaaaacaagacagcacAGGCACATCAAATGAACAGCAAAAAACTGTAAAGGTCCATTCAAACAACTGAAGTGGAAGAGGGGCTGGCGTCACAGAGTAACAAGCTGGAGGCATACATCGGTGCATACGGCACTCTCCATGCACATCTCTACACTGGTATTCTAAAGCGGTTTCCCTAACCAGGGTGGACTGGGGTCTTTGATGTGGTGCAaggttgaaaaaaaatcaacacttgtGGTCTGACCTTCATCTGTGTGGTCAGTAACACTCTTCTCAGTgggcttctcctcctctgctggagTCTCTGAGAACATGGATCCTCTGCAGGAGGAATAAGAACACAGTTAAGTAACAAGCAGGACTGCATGTAGAAGATTTACTCAAGTAGACACAATGCAAAGAACTGGTCACCTATTAGACATTTTAAATCCTGGCACACTTGTCAATTGAACACCTTTTATTAGCTGATATTACACATTACAGATACAGATTACAGGCAGAATGAAACCACTGTTTTTCTTACCCTCAGATATGGGCGTGCTGCACACTGGCTCTAAGTCTTCCTTACTTCTCCTCCGTCTCCTTAAAAAGGGGGTGctgtgaaggaggagggggctaGTCCTCCCCTCGTCCCTGTTACTGACATGGAGGAGCGAGGGACTAAGATTCTCCTCTAAATAGTTACAGAGCCTTGGTGAGAGTGGTTCTGGAGAGTTTCCACTTTGTCTATTTTCAACGAGCTGGTCTGTGCCTGAGGGGCTGGGCTGACAGGACTGCTGCCAGGGAGGCAGCTCTGGGGACTCTGGAGAGGTGGCTttatcgtcatcatcatcatctttttctctgcccTCTTGCTCAATATCCACACTGCCTTCATCTGAAACTGGACTGACCTCAGTGGATTTACATTGAGAGCTTGTATTCTTCATGGGAGATAGGATTAGGGACATGTTACGTTTCTTTCTCCTTCGGGTCCTGATACTGGAAAGTCTCTCGCACTGCTCAAGCTTAACTACTGGACAGCTGGGAGCACTGGGCTGCTCAGTTCTCTCTGCGTTCCCCTCCACATCCAGCCCAACCCCTGTCTTCAGCAGCCCTGTGTCTCTTCTCCCTTTCTGTAAACTCTCATACTGTTTCCTGGCTTCTAGCCACAAATGCACACGCTCTCGGCTTGGTGGGTTTTTACAGGGCAGAAGGATGACCTTCTTGTCACTGGCTGAGGATGGGTCATGCTTGGCATGCTCTTTACTTGTGTCTGAGGCCTCAGCTCCCTGGGCTTGGGAAGATGAGATAAGAGCAGTGGCGGGATGTGTCATGGCTGAGAAGGCAGTCTTCCAGAAATGGAGGCCCTCCAAAGACAGTTCCCCACTGAACTCTGCTAGCTCCTTAGCCAGTCTGGTACCCACCAGTAACTTACGGCCACCAACTTCCctgcagaaaagacagaggaatgtgatcattattattattattgttattatagaTTCCATCAATTAGAGCCTGACTGAGACTGGATTTTGAGGCTGACACATTTCTATATTTAAGAGTTAGATATCTAAACATTTATCATCCAATTCCCATTTTAACATTCTAATATTTTTGATAAGGATCCCATGACCCAGTGGTATTTTAAGAATTGTGACAAGATATGTACTGATCAGGACACTTAACTGTTTAAGAGCAACACTGCCCCTAAAAAATATCGTTATCATTTCGGTTCAgcattttctgttctgtgtacATTCATTGTTCCTCACGAAAATGCATTGAGGCATCCTTGAGGtttaaaaaacatgttcaaTGCATTTCCTcataaaactgctgcttttgtttgtgcatTGCTACATTTCTCTGCAGCACCAACTCTACATGCACATCCTGATGCTCGTACATGATGTGTATGATATGGTCAAGATGGGAACCTGCTTGTGAAGGCATGGTTCCATAACTACTACCGTTCAAAAACTTCACAGAGTACCTTTAAGTAACAACATGCTTGTCTGCCATGTTGATGTATTGGTAAGGCTCCATTTCTTAATTAGAATGCTTTTCAGATACATTTTTATCAAAAAGTAATTATTATTTGCGCTTGTGCTGCAATATTGTCTTACATTGGTTTCCCTGGTGCATCAGAGGGGTCGCTGCAAAAGGGTTCCTGGAAAGTGGCCTCGGACAtctccaggtccagcagagtgcTGAGGATCTCCTCCCGGCTTGGAGGGGACATGAGGGGTTTGAGAATGTGGGCTCCACCTCCTGCCCCTCGCAGCAGCGTGCTTGCCTTCATCTGGGATAGTGAGCTGACAGAGCGTGGAGAACTACTGGGTGTGGTGGACGTTAGTCCATCAATGCCCTCCAGAAGCTCCCCTGTTGAGGAACCTTCATGGTCGACAAATGATGCAGAACTTAAAGGCAAAGGCAGGACTGGGTCGAAGACGGAAAAGAGCAGCTCTTTCCTCTCACAGTGAAAGTCTTGAAAGGGGCTAAGTGTATGGGCTTTACCTAAAGAGAAGTCCCACTCTCTGTTCCTGATTTTCTCAGAGTCAAGGAATGTGAGGTGATTTGACACAGATTCCCCATTATCGGGTCTATCAAAGAGGTCAGGGCTGACGGGCCTTGCTTTGTGCCAGTCCAAGCCTCTTTGTAGTTCCTCCCCAGAACCAAAAAGTCGATCAAGTTTCTTCTCAAAGCCCAGTGCCTGAGCAGACACAGCTTCCTGGCTAACATCACTCAGAAACTTCACTGGTAAATTTTTATCAGTCAGGAcaaactgactgctgctgtatGGGCTGGAGAATTCTGTCTGGTCAATGGCATTTATATCAAAGGTATAGTTGTGTGGGAGCTCTGGTGACAAGCTGTCTTCTATGAAGTTGCAGCTGTCCAAGCCTGGATCTGAGAGGAAGATGGGGCAGTCATCTGACATGTTGCCCTCCTGCTTCACTGACAGAGCTGGCTGAGTGTTGCTTGCCTTGCCTTTCCTCATTCTGGGCTTTTTATCCTTAGGAATGGTAGATTTTGGGGCCCTTGGTTTCCGAGGAGTGGTGGAGGGAGCTCTTCTGGATTTAGCTGGTTTAGTTGTGGGATCTAATAGTGCTGTGGCCTGAGCTATGGCAGTGGAGTGGCTGTCTGTACCGACCACTTGTAAAGGAAGGGCCTGTCCCTGCCGCCTCTTCTGGAGAAGCTGCTTGAGAACAGCCAAGCCAGAGGGGGTCTCAGAGAGTGTGGGGACTTCTCCATTCTTAGGGCCTGAGTGTGGGTGGACTGCTGCTAGTTGGGCTTCTTTATTGCCTTCCAGTGAGGGTCTATCagtcagaggaggtggaggagctgtgcACTCCTGTGAGGCCTCTGCCTTTACCACAGTTGTCTGGCAACCTTGCTGCTTCAGCTGAGCCGGTGCTGAGAAGCTTTGATTGACCTCCATGATGGAGGTCTCACAGTCCTCAACCTTTGGTTCTATAGACTGAGCTAATAAGTCTGATGTAGATACAGTCTGGGAACTGTTGCTATCTGTGCTCACTGGCTGCTGAAATGGAGGAACCTCTTGAGAGGAACACTCAGAAGTAGGCAGTTCATCCTGCGGGAAAAGGAGCTTGGAGCTGTCTTTACATGAGTCATGGCTTTTGGGTTCCTCAGTCTTCTTCTTGCGAGACTTTCTAGGTGTTGCAGTGGTTGTAGAACTGCTGACAGTACCTTCAGCTGTATCTTTAGCTTTCTTCCTCTGCCTTGAGGCAGCACCACTACTTTGTTtcgatttctgtttttttggttcctcttcctccagagcCTTAGCAGCAGGCTTGCTTACTTTCCTTTTAGCGTCTGTTAATTTCTTGGTTTTGgcagtttgacatttattttgtgctCCTTTGGTTGAAGACACTGTGCATGGCTTGTGAAAAGCAGAACTAAGACATGGGTCACTGAGTGGATTAATAAGCCGTTCTGAACTCCTGGTGTCCATAAGAGGGTCACTGGGAGACCAACAACGTGGGGGTGTTGTGTCTGTGGGGCTTGGGGATCTATCAGAGAGATATCCCAATTCTACCATTACATCAGTATAATCAATGCCATGGTCTTCTGCTAGCTCACAGTAACATGGCTGAGGGGGCGGTAGAGAGGGTAGAATTTTGCCTCTCTGACTGCCTTTAATTCTTTTTGCCCTTTCACACTGTCTGACCCGAGGTTTGGAGGAGTTACAGACTGTTTTCTTATTTGTGGAGTTTACCTTTGCCCTTCTTTTGGGGTGTTTTTTGGCCTTTGGCTCAGTGATAGGAAACTTGACAGCAGTAGATTCTGGCACCTTGGGCCAGAAATCCTTGAGAGGGGCCAGTTTCTTGTATTGCTCTAGTTTGTCTGGTGTAAGCAACACCAACTGCTCCTCTGCATTCACTTTAGACATCTTCACCAGCATGTTCTTCTGTCCTTTGAACCTGTTGATAATTATATACTTAATGATGATAGGGGGTTCCTTCTTCCGCCGTTTCTGGTACTTTACTTCCTGCCCACTGGGGACATTCGTGTCCTTGAGTCGTTCTTTGATGGAGGCTGGGTGTTTATAACGAGTGCCACCTGAGTGTTCTCCATCCTCACCGTCATAGATCATCTTCCGTTTCGCCCTCAGGGTGTATTTACTACCAGGGAGTGCTGAGGGTTTAGTACAGGTGACTTTAGCTGATAAATCTTGCAATTGGCTTAACCTATCCTCTGTTGAATCTTTAGCTTCTTCAGAAAAACTGGAAACTACAGTGGAAGAAGTCTCTGAAAGCGGCTCTGTCTGTTCATTTACAGACCTGTCCTCACTTTCTGGCTCCCCCTTTGCAACTGGCTTTCCCTCTGTGATTGTCCCATCTGTAACTGGCTCAGCCTCTTGAAATGGCGTATCTTCCAAAACCGccatctctgtgtctgcagttaCGGGACTAGCAGGTGTGATTGAGGTGAAGCCAGTACTATCCTGGCTGTCAGAGGTAGAGTGTTCAGCTATGTTTAATTTGTTCCTATGTCCTACCATTCCCAAcctttttttattcacttttaGCCTTGATCTGCGAGGCTGGGCCTGTTCTACCTCGCTGCAGGAATCAGCCAGCTTTTTGCTCCCAGCTTTTTTCCTACTGAGGCAGTTGGAGAGGATGACGCTGGGGAAGAACTTGTAGTGTGCTTCCTGCTGGGCCACTATAGTCCTCTCTGTCTTATTTTCCTGATAGTCCTCGTACCTGATTTTAAGTTCACCAACATctccctcctcactgtcctgGCCCATTTCTTCCTCCTGAGGATCAAGAAACTCATCCTCCTCCATGGGTGACGGGGATGAGGACATGTTCCTCAGGATAGGGCTTTTACTGTCCTTCTGGCTCAGTTCCAGCTCTGTCTTAGCTGAGCAGTTTCTCACCTCTGagtaacagagagagaaggtcCTGTGGTTCTGAAGAATGGACAGACAGTTTGTTTCTACATTCTTTATGCTGCCGTATTTATTCCTGTTTTTGGTGACCTTTCCATTACCAAATGGGAAACTTTCTAGATCTGTCTTATCCAAAGCTATGGAGGTTTTCTTGTCATAAGTGTACAAGGGCCGTATGTCCTCTTTGTCTACGCAGATGGGAGACACCTCAGGGTGATTGGCTATCTTGCATGGAATGGGGTGTTTGACTGGTGGGATGTAGGGGATTTCTTTATTGACCTTAAACCCTGTTGAACATTCACTACTACTGTCCTGGCTGCTTTTTGATTGAAAGTGCTTGTCAAGTGGTTGCTCCGTGTCCAACACATGAACTGGTCTGTGCTCAGTGTGCTTGCACTCCAGAAGGATCTTAGCTGAGGATGGTGGCTCCAGGTGAACAGTCTCCCCGGAGAAGGGATTCCTTTTTCCAAGCATCTTTTCTGTGACTATAAGAGAAGACTGGGTCCTGGAGCCACTGTCCGTCAATGATGAATCTGTGGATACAAAAGACGAGAAGAGGAACCTTAATAACAGTTACCAGCAGCAAGATATAGATTAAACTCTAATTTTCATACATACTAATTTCTCTTCAAATCAAGATTAAGCATGATCCTTTAAAAactttacatttattaataattaAAGGAAACACCCTGGAGCAATATTCACAAAATATTGTAAGGCTGAAAGTGTCTCTTGATTGGCTCAGTCAGGAGAAACTCAGAAAAATATGGGACATGTTCGTCCTAACTTTAAAGAATTGACAAAGTATTTTAGAACTAAAAGTAGCTCCTTGGTTTGACAGAAGATAGAGGTAGTCCAGAGGACTCCTACGTCACTAAAACCTACTCgcagtctgtctgctgatgcAGGTACGTCACGCATATGACTGACAAACTTCTCGTCACAAGATATTACAGCTAATactacatactgccacctgctgtatgGGAGGGTGGACAGGTCCGCTATAGACTAAAAACTAGAAGTCCTGGATACTTTGGGTGGAAACAGCTTAATCTGTTCCTCACACTCCTGTGTATTGATGAATATTTCACTTCCCATTTACTGATACAAATCGGTCACCTGACAAACACCAATCACTGTAGACACACAGCAGCGAGTGGGTTCATTCATGAAACATCTATAACAACAAGGTCAAACCCACCCCTTCTAAGTTCAGGAGTTCTATTTGCTCCCTACAaaaagctgctctcagcagctttGTGTATAGCGCCTGAGAGGAAACTCTTGCCAAGCCATTTTTACTGCCATTTAGGAGGACTCCTAGTGGCAAGATCCTTTGTGAGTACAGCTCACTGAATATCAGTTCTAATTAGGAACTGGCTCCAGTGGTACTACAACTAATTAGACAACAATCTCTTGGTGTAACGATTCCCACTGTCTATTCCCAGGTCTGACATTTAAAACAGAAGATGTTTCATATTCTTGTCCTTCATGTCTCTCATCTTAAACATTAGGAGGCAGCTTGTCCCTCATTGACTGCTGGTCAAAGACAGCTCAATTTGTACTGATGATGTGGTTGTtaaataatgaacatttttaaaacttgGCTGCAGAATAGATAGGAAATACAAATATATGTACGCATACTACAATAGAAAGTCAACTTGCATGCACGTGTATATAATCACAAGGTGTTGAAAACCAATTTGTGTATAtacacagcagctttgtgttttccatGTATTTACATCCTATTTCAGTTGAGGTGCATAATTTTAACCATGTTTCAATGTTCAAGTGATTCCAGCAAAAAAGCTACAAAGCTGGCAGATGGTAAACtctcagagaaaaacattttaatccATTTAGCCctaaagaaaacataaatgtgCCTTTGTAAGTAATATTATAATACACTGATAGATTGGTAGGTATCCCTTTAGTATTTTTTGGGTGTAATTAGCCATTGTACGCTATGTAGCAAATCACTGAGCAGGACTTCTTTATGGCAATATTGGATTTTTAAATGATTGCTGGATCAGTGAAGTATCTTTATTTGTCAGGTATTTAATACAGTGGATTATACtttttgatgatgattttatCCATAAACTGTTTCTAAATTGATTCTTAAAAAATGTACTTTATCATATATCAATATCATGACTATCAGTCTATCAGTAAGTTCCACCGTGTACAGCTGTGCCCTCACAGCCTGAAGTTCACTGACAGTTAACTGAGAATAACTCAAACACCGGGGAATCAATTAGAATCCCAGAGTCTTGCACTATATTAAATCACAGCGCCCTCATAATGAAATTATATCATACAGCCCAAACCTAGCATCAACACAAATTGTTACTGTGCAGCCGCTGTCTGATTTTGTATTCTGATAGCCTTGATGTAAGATGAATCAGCAGGGGATGTGAGATAAGCGTCAAAGCACACTGACATTTAAGTGCTGCCTCAGTACGTCTCAGCATGAGATGACTCACCGCTGCTCTCGTCTGCGGCCCCGTCAAGCTGGGGGATGGACAGGTTGGCGAACAGAGAGTTGTTCCCACTCCACTCCATGTCTTCATCAGAGGACTCCTGCTGCTCGTCACTGGAGCCGTCCTCTGGCTCCTTCACGCAGGGCCTGCACACACAGGGATGACAAGAGCACTCACTAAACAATGCACAGCTCACTGTGGACGACCTTCATCTGACTGCTTAGTGTCTGCTGGCTGGTGTTTGTATTGAAGCAGGAGCACACAGTCAACAGGGAGAATGAAACTTTCACTCATTTCCAATGGATCTGGATGTGTGTATTGCATGTAACTTACCTTACTCTTTTCATAGCGGGGCAAAGACTGTGCAGATTGAAGCTCGATTTTAAACCCAAACTGATTGTCTTGAACTATTTACTATCAGAACCAGGCCGAATTTCTGacagatcagctgtttgacaTTCAGGTTTAAAGGGGGTCTTGATGAGTAATTACTTGTCCACACAAGCAGAAAGCTGGCAGTTGGACAGTTGGGTGGATTTCTGGTATGTCAGGAAATTTGGTCAGCTGTCTTGAAGGTTAAACAGTTCATCACCTGATCTCCTGAGTGGCTGCTGTCAAAAGACCCATTACAAactgtgagtttgtttcagTATCATTGGAGCAGTTTTTGACATGTGGTGGCTGACTGTTGTCTTGACTCAGACTTTGCTGTGATAAAACTAAATCACGCTGTGGACTTTCTTTTCTGCCAACACTTCTGAGGACGTAGCCATCTTGTTTGAATAAATCTTAACTGGAATTGGCATTACACCAAAACAACTGAAGGTTCTCCGTTTATGATTGAGGTGTATAGAGTGAAGATCGAAGTTGTGGATTAGAGCCATGCATAAATGATTGCATTACACAAGATTAATAAACTCATACTGTGTCTGCCCAGCTTCACACTGTTCAGTACAAAAGATGTCTTTTAAATTGTCTGTGATATTTTTTGTAAGTTTCATCAAGGGCGGGTTGAAAAGTTTTTGAACCAAAACTATACCTACAAAGATACCAAAACCATCTGTTTTTCAATACAGTACTAGtagaaaaatgtttaatttgcaTTTAACAAAAGAAACCAAATCTTGAATGTGTGGGCACAAGCAGCCATATTGTCAAAACAAAGTTTTAGAATGTCAAAACTATTATTAAAATTACAATCTCTATGATCAAA
This window encodes:
- the rev3l gene encoding DNA polymerase zeta catalytic subunit isoform X2, producing MFAVRIVTADFYLASPIKDLDVCYSEFRESDVKKVPVVRIFGATPAGQKTCLHLHGVFPYIYVPYDGHGQQPERYLRQVAFSIDRALNVAMGNPASNAQHVFKVVLVSGMPFYGYHAKEKHFMKIYLYNPQMVKRVCELLQNGAVMNKSYQPHEGHIPFLLQLFIDYNLYGMNLLNLGAVKFRRGQKKDAAAVPDRQTPSSHPSISPWKSPCTSKLNDSTLGGTFVRWEENAIPCSLVLDEVEKQSTCELEVDAVAVDVLNRLEIENQIGRNPGLQAIWEDEKQRRREKNQASQIETPGSQDRGFVTSTDSEKIFLRRFKEILKENEFDVTQSLSAGDWEDQEDFPAEFTLHSDPNAPEGLPCAPANAVEVHRDSQPDSVRSSGKIPEEAVVDEEAILSLLENSQTFLPLSQTSNHSTLLDGSQDRAIIDLLAGLEDDGFCRTPVRQNSQSQSFPGARSYHCNSDEEEAGPEMDKEEAELSMIMSQRWDSEHPENSSLTRPCVKEPEDGSSDEQQESSDEDMEWSGNNSLFANLSIPQLDGAADESSDSSLTDSGSRTQSSLIVTEKMLGKRNPFSGETVHLEPPSSAKILLECKHTEHRPVHVLDTEQPLDKHFQSKSSQDSSSECSTGFKVNKEIPYIPPVKHPIPCKIANHPEVSPICVDKEDIRPLYTYDKKTSIALDKTDLESFPFGNGKVTKNRNKYGSIKNVETNCLSILQNHRTFSLCYSEVRNCSAKTELELSQKDSKSPILRNMSSSPSPMEEDEFLDPQEEEMGQDSEEGDVGELKIRYEDYQENKTERTIVAQQEAHYKFFPSVILSNCLSRKKAGSKKLADSCSEVEQAQPRRSRLKVNKKRLGMVGHRNKLNIAEHSTSDSQDSTGFTSITPASPVTADTEMAVLEDTPFQEAEPVTDGTITEGKPVAKGEPESEDRSVNEQTEPLSETSSTVVSSFSEEAKDSTEDRLSQLQDLSAKVTCTKPSALPGSKYTLRAKRKMIYDGEDGEHSGGTRYKHPASIKERLKDTNVPSGQEVKYQKRRKKEPPIIIKYIIINRFKGQKNMLVKMSKVNAEEQLVLLTPDKLEQYKKLAPLKDFWPKVPESTAVKFPITEPKAKKHPKRRAKVNSTNKKTVCNSSKPRVRQCERAKRIKGSQRGKILPSLPPPQPCYCELAEDHGIDYTDVMVELGYLSDRSPSPTDTTPPRCWSPSDPLMDTRSSERLINPLSDPCLSSAFHKPCTVSSTKGAQNKCQTAKTKKLTDAKRKVSKPAAKALEEEEPKKQKSKQSSGAASRQRKKAKDTAEGTVSSSTTTATPRKSRKKKTEEPKSHDSCKDSSKLLFPQDELPTSECSSQEVPPFQQPVSTDSNSSQTVSTSDLLAQSIEPKVEDCETSIMEVNQSFSAPAQLKQQGCQTTVVKAEASQECTAPPPPLTDRPSLEGNKEAQLAAVHPHSGPKNGEVPTLSETPSGLAVLKQLLQKRRQGQALPLQVVGTDSHSTAIAQATALLDPTTKPAKSRRAPSTTPRKPRAPKSTIPKDKKPRMRKGKASNTQPALSVKQEGNMSDDCPIFLSDPGLDSCNFIEDSLSPELPHNYTFDINAIDQTEFSSPYSSSQFVLTDKNLPVKFLSDVSQEAVSAQALGFEKKLDRLFGSGEELQRGLDWHKARPVSPDLFDRPDNGESVSNHLTFLDSEKIRNREWDFSLGKAHTLSPFQDFHCERKELLFSVFDPVLPLPLSSASFVDHEGSSTGELLEGIDGLTSTTPSSSPRSVSSLSQMKASTLLRGAGGGAHILKPLMSPPSREEILSTLLDLEMSEATFQEPFCSDPSDAPGKPMEVGGRKLLVGTRLAKELAEFSGELSLEGLHFWKTAFSAMTHPATALISSSQAQGAEASDTSKEHAKHDPSSASDKKVILLPCKNPPSRERVHLWLEARKQYESLQKGRRDTGLLKTGVGLDVEGNAERTEQPSAPSCPVVKLEQCERLSSIRTRRRKKRNMSLILSPMKNTSSQCKSTEVSPVSDEGSVDIEQEGREKDDDDDDKATSPESPELPPWQQSCQPSPSGTDQLVENRQSGNSPEPLSPRLCNYLEENLSPSLLHVSNRDEGRTSPLLLHSTPFLRRRRRSKEDLEPVCSTPISEEDPCSQRLQQRRRSPLRRVLLTTQMKNQFAALKVPKKDNSQIEGPSIANTYGFKISMQNLQDAKALHEVQHLTLMGMELHARTRRDLEPDPEFDPICALFYCLSSDAPLPDVDSSQLTGAIVVDKDHQSDQACHRGTAPLLVRSGVSGLQVTYAADEKVLFQELITIMRRYDPDILVGYEVQMRSWGYLLQRAAALSVDICPQLSRVPGDSKENRFTADRDEYGADTMTEISIIGRITLNLWRVMKTEVTLNNYTFENVAFHVLHQRFPMYSPRTLSDWFDHNTDLYRWKVVDHYVSRVRGTMQLLQQQDIIGKTSELARVFGIQFFHVLTRGSQYRVESMMLRVAKPLNYIPVTPSVQQRAQQRAPQCLPLVMEPESRFYSNSVIVLDFQSLYPSIIIAYNYCFSTCLGHVDSQGTPDEFKFGCTSLRVPPELLYQLRNDITVSPNGIAFVKSTVRKGVLPSMLEEILNTRIMVKQSMKSYKQDKALMKLLDARQLGLKLIANVTFGYTAANYSGRMPSVEVGDSIVHKARETLERAIKLVNDTKKWGARVVYGDTDSMFVLLKGATKEQAFKIGNEIAEAVTATNPKPVKLKFEKVYLPCVLQTKKRYVGYMYESLDQKEPVFDAKGIETVRRDGCPAVSKILERSIKLLFETRDISQVKQFVQRQCVKVLDGRASMQDLTFAKEYRGSGSYRPGACVPALELTRRMMAYDRRLEPRVGERVPYVVVYGMPGVPLIQLVRRPMEVLQDPSLRLNATYYITKQILPPLARMFQLIGVDVFSWYQELPRIQKASCSSAAGGEEVGRKGTISQYFTTLHCPVCDELTQLGVCSRCRAEPQRVAVTLYQDMRQWESQQDQLLKICRNCSGCAERQVPCVTLDCPVLYKLSRVNRQLSKAPYLRQLLEQF